The Malus domestica chromosome 06, GDT2T_hap1 genome has a segment encoding these proteins:
- the LOC103440725 gene encoding uncharacterized protein: protein MEQKGILLSALGVGVGVGVGLGLASGQTMSKWTGNDTMSNGVTPDRVEQELLRQIVDGRDSKVTFDQFPYYLSEQTRVLITSAAYVHLKRAEVSKYTRNLSPASRAILLSGPAELYQQQLAKALAHYFQAKLLLLDVTDFSLKVQSKYGNTNKASSFKRSTSEVTLERLSGLFGSFSLFPQREEPPKGNLQRQSSGVDLGSSGLEGSCKPCTLRRNASASANISNLASQSTPAISGEFKRTSSWSFDEKLLIQSLYRVLVFVSSTSPIVLYLRDVDKLLSRSQRIYNLFQKMLKKLSGAVLILGSRVVDLGSDNREVEERLTALFPYNIEIRPPENESHLVSWKTQLEEDMRMIQVQDNKNHIMEVLSANDLDCDDLGSICIADTIDLSNYIEEIVVSAVSHHLMNNKDPEYRNGKLVISSKSLSHGLNIFQEGKSSGKDTMKLVAKAEVPKEGGNEVSVGVTTETITESTAPAAETAAAAAKPDADNSIPVSRASAELDNEFEKRIRPEVIPANEISVTFADIGALDEIKESLQELVMLPLRRPDLFNGGLLKPCRGILLFGPPGSGKTMLAKAIAGEAGASFINVSMSTITSKWFGEDEKNVRALFTLAAKVSPTIIFVDEVDSMLGQRTRVGEHEAMRKIKNEFMTHWDGLLSNQGDRILVLAATNRPFDLDEAIIRRFERRILVGLPTVENREMILRTLLSKEKVEARLDFKEVATMTEGFSGSDLRNLCTTAAYRPVRELIQAERKKDLEKKKTAAQDGAGERNPEAAPVTKVEHKEERVITLRPLNMEDFKQAKNQVAASFAAEGAMMNELKQWNDLYGEGGSRKREQLSYFL, encoded by the exons atggagcaGAAAGGCATTCTGCTGTCGGCtttgggggtgggggtgggagtGGGAGTCGGTCTTGGGCTTGCTTCCGGCCAGACGATGAGCAAATGGACCGGAAACGACACGATGTCGAACGGCGTTACGCCAGATAGGGTGGAGCAGGAGTTGCTGCGACAGATCGTTGATGGAAGAGACAGCAAGGTCACATTCGACCAGTTCCCCTACTACCTCAG TGAACAGACGAGAGTTTTGATAACGAGTGCTGCTTATGTCCATCTTAAGCGAGCTGAGGTTTCGAAGTACACACGCAATCTCTCTCCTGCAAGTCGGGCTATTTTGCTCTCAGGACCTGCCG AACTTTACCAACAGCAGCTTGCCAAGGCTTTAGCCCATTACTTCCAAGCCAAGTTACTGCTCTTGGACGTAACAGATTTTTCTCTAAAG GTGCAGAGCAAATACGGCAATACCAACAAAGCATCT TCCTTTAAAAGATCCACTTCAGAGGTGACACTAGAGCGGTTGTCTGGGCTGTTTGGATCATTTTCGCTCTTTCCACAAAGGGAGGAACCACCTAAAG GTAATTTACAAAGGCAAAGCAGTGGTGTGGATCTCGGATCAAG TGGGCTAGAAGGTTCTTGTAAGCCTTGCACGCTTCGTAGGAATGCTTCAGCTTCAGCTAATATCAGTAACCTTGCTTCTCAGAGCACTCCtgcaatttcag GTGAGTTTAAGCGCACAAGCAGCTGGTCTTTTGATGAGAAGCTTCTTATACAGTCCCTGTACAGG GTTTTGGTTTTTGTCTCGAGTACTAGTCCCATTGTGCTGTATCTTAGGGACGTTGACAAGCTCTTATCTAGATCGCAAAGGATATACAACTTGTTCCAGAAAATGTTGAAGAAATTATCTGGAGCCGTGTTGATCCTTGGTTCACGTGTTGTGGATCTCGGTAGTGACAACAGAGAGGTCGAGGAGAGGCTTACTGCTCTTTTCCCTTACAACATTGAGATCAGGCCTCCCGAAAATGAATCCCATCTTGTCAGCTGGAAGACTCAACTGGAGGAGGATATGAGAATGATTCAGGTGCAGGATAACAAAAACCACATCATGGAAGTTCTTTCGGCTAATGACCTTGATTGTGATGACCTTGGTTCAATCTGCATCGCAGACACAATCGACCTCAGTAACTATATAGAAGAGATTGTTGTATCAGCAGTTTCTCATCATTTAATGAATAACAAAGATCCTGAATACAGAAATGGGAAACTCGTCATTTCCTCCAAGAG TTTGTCCCATGGATTAAACATATTCCAAGAGGGAAAATCCAGTGGGAAAGATACAATGAAGCTAGTAGCGAAGGCTGAAGTGCCTAAG GAAGGAGGAAATGAAGTGTCTGTTGGTGTAACAACAGAAACAATAACCGAAAGCACTGCTCCTGCTGCAGAGACAGCAGCTGCAGCAGCAAAACCGGATGCTGACAATTCAATTCCAGTATCAAGAGCTTCT GCAGAACTTGATAATGAATTTGAGAAACGCATAAGACCAGAGGTCATACCAGCTAACGAGATCAGTGTAACATTTGCTGATATTGGTGCCTTGGATGAGATTAAAGAATCCCTTCAGGAATTGGTAATGCTCCCACTGCGAAGACCAGACCTTTTCAACGGGGGCCTACTAAAGCCTTGTAGAGGTATACTGTTATTTGGCCCCCCCGGAAGTGGGAAGACCATGCTGGCAAAGGCCATAGCTGGAGAGGCTGGAGCAAGCTTCATTAATGTATCCATGTCTACCATTACCTCTAAATGGTTTGGTGAAGATGAGAAAAATGTCCGAGCGTTGTTCACCCTCGCAGCCAAAGTCTCTCCAACCATCATCTTTGTGGACGAGGTTGATAGCATGCTCGGGCAGCGAACAAGAGTTGGTGAGCATGAAGCTATgcggaaaataaaaaatgaattcaTGACTCACTGGGATGGGCTCTTGAGTAATCAAGGAGACCGAATCCTTGTTCTTGCTGCAACCAACAGACCATTTGACCTTGATGAAGCAATCATCAGGCGTTTTGAACGAAG AATTTTGGTGGGGCTACCGACTGTGGAGAACAGAGAGATGATTTTGAGAACCTTGTTGTCGAAAGAGAAGGTGGAAGCACGACTAGATTTCAAGGAGGTTGCAACCATGACTGAAGGATTTAGTGGAAGTGATCTTAGG AACTTATGCACAACAGCTGCCTATCGACCAGTTAGGGAATTAATACAGGCGGAGAGAAAGAAGGATCTG gAGAAAAAGAAGACAGCTGCACAAGATGGTGCGGGAGAACGGAATCCAGAAGCTGCCCCAGTAACAAAAGTAGAACATAAAGAAGAAAGAGTGATCACCCTCAGGCCTCTAAACATGGAAGACTTCAAGCAGGCGAAGAACCAG GTTGCAGCTAGCTTTGCAGCTGAGGGAGCCATGATGAATGAATTGAAGCAGTGGAATGATCTATACGGGGAAGGGGGGTCACGAAAGAGAGAACAATTGAGTTACTTCCTATGA